In Antechinus flavipes isolate AdamAnt ecotype Samford, QLD, Australia chromosome 3, AdamAnt_v2, whole genome shotgun sequence, a genomic segment contains:
- the LOC127555347 gene encoding olfactory receptor 52D1-like yields the protein MSVSNSSNSLPTTIFLTGIPGLEHAYMWISIPFCAMYMVALTGNLILILVISTDHSLHSPMYLFLCLLSFTDLALSSTTVPKMLAILWLHAGQITFGGCLAQMFFVHSIFALESSVLLAMAFDRYVAICNPLRYTTILNHGVIVKIAFAGLIRSVTIVSPFIFLLQRLPYCGHHIMAHTYCEHMGIARLACADITVNIVYGLTVALLAMGLDSMLIAISYSVILHAVFRLPSREARRKALGTCGTHIGVILVFYIPAFFSFLTHRFGRHRVPRHVHIFLANLYVLVPPVLNPIIYGAKTKEIQRRILRLMSPGQDFV from the coding sequence ATGTCTGTTTCCAACAGCAGCAATTCCCTCCCAACTACCATATTCTTGACAGGTATTCCAGGACTAGAGCACGCCTACATGTGGATATCTATTCCCTTCTGTGCCATGTATATGGTGGCTCTGACCGGGAACTTGATCCTCATCTTGGTCATATCTACGGATCACAGTCTCCACAGTCCAATGTACCTTTTCCTCTGTCTACTCTCATTTACAGACTTAGCCCTCAGTTCCACTACAGTGCCCAAAATGTTGGCAATCCTGTGGCTTCATGCTGGTCAGATCACTTTTGGAGGCTGTCTGGCCCAGATGTTCTTTGTCCACTCCATATTTGCTCTAGAGTCCTCTGTCCTCCTGGCTATGGCATTTGACCGCTATGTGGCCATCTGCAACCCACTGAGATACACAACCATCCTCAATCACGGTGTCATTGTCAAGATTGCCTTTGCTGGATTAATTAGGAGTGTGACTATTGTCTCCCCATTCATCTTCCTGTTGCAGAGGCTCCCATATTGCGGGCACCATATCATGGCCCACACATACTGTGAACATATGGGCATTGCCCGGCTGGCCTGTGCTGATATCACAGTGAATATTGTCTATGGCCTGACTGTGGCCCTTTTGGCCATGGGTTTGGATTCTATGCTCATAGCAATATCTTATTCTGTCATTCTCCATGCTGTATTCCGTCTTCCATCCCGTGAGGCACGACGCAAGGCTCTAGGAACATGTGGGACCCACATTGGAGTCATCCTTGTTTTCTATATAcctgctttcttctctttcctcactcATCGCTTTGGCCGCCATCGTGTCCCCAGGCATGTCCATATTTTTCTGGCCAACCTCTATGTGTTGGTGCCACCTGTGCTCAATCCCATTATCTATGGGGCCAAGACCAAAGAGATCCAGAGAAGAATCCTGAGGCTAATGTCTCCAGGTCAAGACTTTGTTTGA